The Halorientalis sp. IM1011 genome window below encodes:
- the cofC gene encoding 2-phospho-L-lactate guanylyltransferase has product MDVLVPLAVDEPKTRLAGTLASSERADFARTMCADVLDAIRESRHSPEVLATAAVDVDAPVRIDARPLTEAVNAALAEAFSDGADAVGVVMADLALATPAALDRLFEADGDVVLAPGRGGGTNAIVVRHPEFRTDYHGASIRDHRAAARAVDADVTEIDSVRLATDVDEPEDLVEVLLHGEGRAREWLVEAGFEITTADGRATVTRAQE; this is encoded by the coding sequence ATGGACGTTCTCGTCCCCCTGGCCGTCGACGAGCCCAAGACCCGGCTCGCGGGGACACTTGCTTCGTCTGAACGGGCGGATTTCGCCCGCACGATGTGTGCCGACGTTCTCGACGCGATTCGTGAGAGCCGCCACTCTCCCGAGGTGCTCGCCACGGCGGCCGTCGACGTGGACGCGCCGGTCAGAATCGACGCCCGACCCCTGACCGAGGCCGTGAACGCCGCGCTGGCCGAGGCCTTTTCGGATGGGGCCGACGCAGTCGGGGTCGTCATGGCCGATCTCGCGCTGGCGACGCCGGCCGCGCTCGATCGGTTGTTCGAGGCCGACGGCGACGTGGTGTTGGCACCGGGTCGCGGTGGCGGGACCAACGCGATCGTCGTCCGCCACCCCGAATTCCGGACGGACTACCACGGCGCGTCGATCCGCGACCACCGGGCGGCGGCCCGCGCCGTCGATGCCGACGTAACCGAGATCGACAGCGTCCGGCTCGCGACCGACGTGGACGAGCCCGAAGATCTGGTGGAGGTCCTGTTGCACGGCGAGGGCCGAGCCCGTGAGTGGCTGGTCGAGGCCGGGTTCGAGATCACGACCGCAGACGGCCGCGCGACCGTGACGCGCGCACAAGAGTGA
- a CDS encoding tubulin/FtsZ family protein produces the protein MKLAMIGFGQAGGKIVDKFLEYDERTGSGIVRSAVAVNTAKADLLGLERVPEDNRVLIGQARVKGHGVGADNELGAEIAEEDIDEVQGAIDNIPVHEVDAFLIVAGLGGGTGSGGSPVLAKHLKRIYTEPVYGLGVLPGGDEGGIYTLNAARSFQTFVREVDNLLVFDNDAWRKSGESVQGGYDEINDEIVKRFGILFGAGEVDQGGAVAESVVDSSEIINTLAGGGVSTVGYAAEEVEPEEGGGGLLSRFKGDDSDDGMDTANTTNRITSLVRKAALGRLTLPCEIDGAERALLVLSGPPKHLNRKGIERGRKWLEEQTGSMEVRGGDYPVPESGYVASVILLSGVHNVPRIKELQQVAIEAQDNIDEIRQESKENLEELVEDDDDELDPLF, from the coding sequence ATGAAACTCGCGATGATCGGGTTCGGCCAAGCGGGCGGGAAAATCGTCGACAAGTTCCTGGAGTACGACGAGCGAACCGGGAGCGGGATCGTCCGCTCTGCGGTCGCCGTCAACACCGCCAAAGCCGACCTACTGGGCCTCGAACGCGTACCGGAAGACAACCGCGTGCTGATCGGACAGGCACGAGTGAAAGGACACGGTGTCGGTGCCGACAACGAACTCGGTGCCGAGATCGCCGAGGAAGACATCGACGAAGTGCAGGGGGCGATCGACAACATCCCCGTCCACGAAGTCGACGCCTTCCTCATCGTCGCCGGTCTCGGCGGCGGGACCGGGTCGGGGGGCTCCCCCGTCCTGGCGAAGCATCTGAAACGCATCTACACCGAGCCGGTGTACGGGCTGGGCGTCCTGCCCGGCGGCGACGAGGGGGGTATCTACACCCTGAACGCCGCTCGCTCCTTCCAGACGTTCGTCCGGGAGGTCGACAACCTGCTCGTGTTCGACAACGACGCCTGGCGGAAATCCGGGGAGAGCGTCCAGGGCGGCTACGACGAGATCAACGACGAGATCGTCAAGCGCTTCGGCATCCTCTTCGGCGCGGGCGAGGTCGATCAGGGCGGCGCGGTCGCCGAGAGCGTCGTCGACTCCAGCGAGATCATCAACACGCTCGCGGGCGGCGGCGTCTCGACGGTCGGCTACGCCGCCGAGGAGGTCGAACCCGAGGAGGGCGGTGGCGGGTTGCTCTCGCGGTTCAAAGGCGACGACAGCGACGACGGCATGGACACCGCCAACACGACCAACCGCATCACCAGCCTCGTCCGCAAGGCGGCGCTTGGCCGGTTGACCCTCCCCTGTGAGATCGACGGGGCCGAGCGGGCGCTGCTCGTGTTGAGCGGCCCGCCGAAACACCTCAACCGGAAAGGTATCGAACGCGGTCGGAAGTGGCTCGAAGAGCAGACCGGCAGCATGGAGGTTCGCGGTGGCGACTACCCCGTCCCCGAGTCGGGATACGTCGCGAGCGTCATCCTCCTGTCGGGCGTCCACAACGTGCCCCGGATCAAGGAGCTCCAGCAGGTCGCCATCGAGGCACAGGACAACATCGACGAGATTCGACAGGAAAGCAAAGAGAATTTAGAGGAGTTAGTCGAGGACGATGATGATGAACTGGATCCGCTCTTCTAA
- a CDS encoding complex I NDUFA9 subunit family protein: MNVLVVGGSGFIGTNLSEELLDRGHDVTVLSRAPESEPLPAGVDTVRGDVTAYDSIEGAFEGQDAVVYLVALSPLFKPTGGNEKHFEIHTEGARNVVQAAEEHGVDRLVHMSALGADPDGPTAYIRAKGQAEDVVTASGLDWVMFRPSVVFGEGGEFVSFTKKLTPPGLAPLPGGGKKTNFQPVWVGDLVPMLADAVEDDDHVGETYEIGGPEVLSLREIAELVRDSVIVPVPMGLAGVGLKVAGVIPGFPMGGDQFRSLKFDNTTSDNDVAAFGVDPAEMTTLSEYLDSRP, encoded by the coding sequence ATGAACGTTCTCGTCGTCGGCGGCAGCGGCTTCATCGGGACGAACCTGAGCGAGGAACTGTTGGACCGCGGCCACGACGTGACGGTCCTCTCCCGCGCTCCAGAGAGCGAACCGCTCCCGGCAGGCGTCGACACGGTTCGGGGCGACGTGACGGCCTACGACTCCATCGAGGGAGCCTTCGAGGGGCAGGACGCGGTGGTGTATCTGGTCGCGCTCTCGCCGCTTTTCAAACCGACGGGCGGCAACGAGAAACACTTCGAGATCCACACCGAGGGCGCACGCAACGTCGTGCAGGCGGCCGAGGAACACGGCGTCGACCGGCTGGTTCACATGAGCGCACTGGGAGCCGACCCGGACGGGCCGACGGCGTACATCCGGGCGAAGGGGCAGGCCGAGGACGTCGTCACCGCCTCGGGTCTGGACTGGGTGATGTTCCGGCCCTCCGTGGTGTTCGGCGAGGGTGGGGAGTTCGTCTCCTTCACGAAGAAACTCACCCCGCCCGGACTCGCGCCGTTGCCCGGCGGCGGGAAGAAGACGAACTTCCAGCCCGTCTGGGTCGGCGATCTGGTGCCCATGCTCGCGGATGCGGTGGAAGACGACGATCACGTCGGCGAGACCTACGAGATCGGCGGCCCCGAAGTGCTCTCGCTCCGGGAGATCGCCGAGCTGGTCCGGGACAGCGTGATCGTCCCGGTGCCGATGGGGCTGGCCGGCGTCGGCCTCAAGGTCGCGGGCGTGATCCCTGGATTCCCGATGGGCGGGGATCAGTTCCGCTCGTTGAAGTTCGACAACACGACCAGCGACAACGACGTCGCGGCCTTCGGCGTCGACCCCGCGGAGATGACGACGCTCTCCGAATACCTCGATTCCAGACCGTAA
- a CDS encoding universal stress protein: protein MTLVVPFDGSELAEAALVRATEFGIVFEEDVLAVSVIPKGNAEYAREHGWIESNEDASVESVVSRLHRQVTDLCPSANFRHRVVDKHAPTGAIAKELRKMAEREDASMVFIGSENAGHLVTSISSVGSSVAAEESYDVVIVRDRSPAKIAKLKDASPHRRGKSDFYLPD, encoded by the coding sequence ATGACGCTAGTCGTCCCCTTCGACGGGTCGGAACTGGCGGAGGCGGCCCTGGTCCGCGCGACGGAGTTCGGGATCGTCTTCGAGGAGGACGTGCTCGCGGTGAGCGTGATTCCGAAGGGAAACGCCGAGTACGCTCGCGAGCACGGGTGGATCGAATCGAACGAGGACGCCAGCGTGGAGTCGGTCGTCTCGCGACTCCACCGGCAGGTGACCGACCTGTGTCCGTCCGCGAACTTCCGGCACCGCGTCGTCGACAAACACGCGCCCACCGGCGCCATCGCGAAGGAACTGCGCAAGATGGCCGAGCGCGAGGACGCCTCGATGGTGTTCATCGGGAGCGAGAACGCGGGCCACCTGGTCACCTCGATCTCGAGTGTCGGCAGCAGCGTCGCCGCCGAGGAGTCCTACGACGTGGTGATCGTCCGGGACCGCAGTCCGGCCAAGATCGCGAAGCTCAAGGACGCCTCCCCGCACCGCAGGGGGAAGTCAGACTTCTACCTCCCGGACTGA
- the tmk gene encoding dTMP kinase, whose product MLVTLEGIDGSGKTTVWDGLRGELDGSVTFTREPTDSWYGEAVDRSIRDDDADSLAELFLYTADHADHLSRVVRPALAAGDLVISDRYSDSRYAYQGATLRGEIDDPMAYVQRVHEPFTRAPDLTLYFDVPPETGAERSGATNKFEAADYLARVRDNYERLIEADPDRFVRIDATQAPETVLSTAVDEIERRRP is encoded by the coding sequence ATGCTCGTCACGCTGGAGGGGATCGACGGCAGCGGCAAGACCACCGTCTGGGACGGTCTGCGTGGGGAACTCGACGGCTCGGTCACCTTTACGCGGGAACCGACCGACTCCTGGTACGGCGAGGCCGTCGACAGGTCGATCCGCGACGACGACGCCGACTCACTCGCGGAGCTGTTCCTCTACACCGCCGACCACGCCGACCACCTCTCGCGAGTCGTCCGCCCCGCGCTGGCGGCCGGCGACCTCGTGATCTCCGACCGCTATTCTGATTCGCGGTACGCCTATCAGGGCGCGACGCTTCGGGGGGAGATCGACGACCCGATGGCCTACGTCCAGCGCGTCCACGAACCGTTCACGCGTGCGCCAGATCTGACGCTGTACTTCGACGTCCCACCGGAGACGGGGGCCGAGCGCAGCGGTGCCACCAACAAGTTCGAGGCCGCGGACTATCTCGCCCGCGTGCGGGACAACTACGAGCGGTTGATCGAGGCCGACCCCGACCGGTTCGTCCGGATCGACGCGACACAGGCTCCCGAAACCGTGCTCTCGACCGCCGTCGACGAGATCGAGCGCCGTCGCCCCTAG
- a CDS encoding Lrp/AsnC ligand binding domain-containing protein: MVRAYIMVKTAAGKSEALLEATRAQSGVTEAHIVAGKYDIIIEAQGEEVYDVMHSVATDVRNLDGVADTRTYICLE; the protein is encoded by the coding sequence ATGGTCCGGGCCTACATCATGGTGAAGACGGCGGCGGGCAAATCGGAGGCGTTACTCGAAGCGACACGGGCGCAATCGGGAGTCACCGAGGCGCACATCGTCGCCGGGAAGTACGACATCATCATCGAGGCCCAGGGCGAGGAGGTCTACGATGTGATGCACTCGGTCGCGACGGACGTGCGGAACTTAGACGGCGTCGCGGACACGCGTACGTACATCTGTCTGGAGTGA
- a CDS encoding TrkA family potassium uptake protein: MRFVIVGAGRVGLRTARVLQESGHEVVVVERDPTSVDRARKEGFDVIEGDGSTEEVLAKADLATADALGALSGDLNDNFIACMIAKHHGCRTVLRIDEDYREDIYRKYASEVDEVIYPERLGAIAAKNALMGGSIRAVADIARNLQMVELTVTQDAPMRGYTLSELELPAKSRVLAFGKQDASYGLPDADASLEAGDRMVVLADFGVLDDVRRIVVGDAQGRAAAAGGV; the protein is encoded by the coding sequence ATGAGATTCGTTATCGTGGGTGCCGGACGTGTCGGCCTCCGGACCGCCCGCGTCCTGCAGGAGAGCGGCCACGAGGTCGTCGTCGTCGAGCGCGACCCGACCTCGGTCGACCGCGCTCGCAAGGAAGGGTTCGACGTGATCGAGGGCGACGGCTCGACCGAGGAGGTCCTCGCGAAGGCCGATCTGGCCACCGCGGACGCCCTCGGCGCGCTGTCGGGCGACCTGAACGACAACTTCATCGCCTGTATGATCGCGAAACACCACGGCTGTCGAACAGTCTTGAGAATCGACGAGGACTACCGCGAGGACATCTACCGGAAGTACGCCTCCGAGGTCGACGAGGTGATCTACCCCGAACGGCTGGGTGCCATCGCCGCCAAGAACGCCCTGATGGGCGGGTCCATCCGTGCCGTCGCCGACATCGCCCGCAACCTCCAGATGGTCGAGTTGACCGTGACCCAGGACGCGCCGATGCGTGGCTACACCCTCAGCGAACTCGAACTGCCCGCCAAATCGAGAGTGCTGGCCTTCGGCAAGCAGGACGCCTCCTACGGCCTCCCCGACGCCGACGCGTCGCTGGAGGCCGGTGACCGGATGGTCGTCCTCGCCGACTTCGGCGTGCTGGACGACGTGCGCCGCATCGTCGTCGGCGACGCACAGGGCCGGGCCGCCGCCGCAGGAGGTGTCTGA
- a CDS encoding Lrp/AsnC family transcriptional regulator has translation MVVAYVMVKAHTGDADRIKADIDAVSGVVECSIVAGDVDFIAKVDVDSPAAVKDVAASGIQEIDGVESTQTYIAMD, from the coding sequence GTGGTCGTCGCCTACGTCATGGTGAAGGCCCACACTGGTGACGCCGACCGCATCAAGGCCGACATCGACGCCGTCTCCGGCGTCGTCGAGTGCTCCATCGTCGCCGGCGACGTGGACTTCATCGCCAAAGTGGACGTGGACTCCCCCGCCGCCGTCAAGGACGTCGCCGCCTCCGGCATTCAGGAAATCGACGGCGTCGAGTCCACGCAGACGTACATCGCGATGGACTAG
- a CDS encoding DUF1648 domain-containing protein — MARSLNHLDTVSVGLAAVTALAGLAVYPELPAEMAIHFSASGQPDNFVPKAVGVAAVPAGMVLTHLVLKWAVRVDPPDDPRTIVFVTVATMLLLAAIQGLVLAWNLGYAVPFDLVLLGVLAWGALVVAYTAVREYGLGIP, encoded by the coding sequence ATGGCTCGGTCGCTGAACCACCTCGACACCGTCAGCGTCGGACTGGCCGCCGTCACCGCGCTGGCCGGCCTCGCCGTCTACCCCGAACTCCCCGCCGAGATGGCGATCCACTTCTCCGCGTCGGGCCAACCCGACAACTTCGTCCCGAAGGCGGTCGGCGTCGCCGCCGTTCCCGCGGGGATGGTCCTGACCCATCTCGTCCTGAAGTGGGCCGTCCGCGTCGATCCCCCTGACGATCCTCGCACTATCGTGTTCGTCACCGTCGCCACGATGCTCCTGCTGGCGGCGATCCAGGGGCTCGTCCTCGCGTGGAATCTCGGCTATGCCGTCCCGTTCGATCTCGTCCTGCTCGGCGTCCTCGCGTGGGGTGCCCTGGTCGTCGCCTACACCGCCGTCCGCGAGTACGGACTCGGAATCCCCTGA
- a CDS encoding DUF5813 family protein, which yields MTDGIPERAERAFEGHGAFERDGDEFVVTTTRFEGRVTASETDDWALSYRLVVRTPMLSSAVDGEVGDAVESGWFDTFERRLEDVSSVTRTDVELDSVTLTEDDGEAVAEFDFEFGNADHAPDVVKAFAEYVEGTYVEGVVPGYDYEGVVADLLGEAATGGGEGGQRGGTPL from the coding sequence ATGACAGACGGGATTCCGGAGCGGGCGGAACGAGCGTTCGAGGGCCACGGGGCCTTCGAGCGCGACGGTGACGAGTTCGTCGTGACGACGACGCGGTTCGAGGGGCGCGTGACCGCGAGCGAGACCGACGACTGGGCGCTTTCCTACCGGCTGGTCGTCCGGACACCGATGCTGTCTTCGGCCGTGGACGGCGAGGTCGGCGACGCGGTAGAGTCGGGCTGGTTCGACACGTTCGAGCGTCGTCTCGAAGACGTGTCGTCGGTCACTCGAACCGACGTGGAACTGGATTCGGTGACGCTCACCGAGGACGACGGCGAGGCGGTCGCCGAATTCGACTTCGAGTTCGGGAACGCCGACCACGCGCCCGACGTCGTGAAGGCCTTCGCGGAGTACGTGGAAGGGACCTACGTCGAGGGCGTCGTGCCGGGCTACGACTACGAGGGCGTCGTCGCGGATCTGCTGGGCGAGGCCGCGACTGGCGGCGGCGAGGGCGGTCAGCGCGGCGGCACGCCGCTGTAA
- a CDS encoding ABC transporter substrate-binding protein: MNAGNDGIIDSITRRKLLGGAGATLALGSLAGCSGNTESSSKLKFAQAKGPIEFDPIVLNDVPSAEIAQLIFDSLYTYGAETELNPSIAKSMPEVERGGQRWIVELKDDATFQNGDTVTAEDVTYTFRQPVKESTENAGEFNMIESATAVDEKTVQFDLKYQFGAFKHYLPFEIVSKSAREGNKQSFNKENPVGAGPYEFDEWKQGEYVRLKKWGDYWADPTPNVETIEFKPVTEGTTRVTTLKTGKNDVIKTVPPNSWSTVENMDKASINAVPSVSYFYLAFNCNEGPTQNAEVREAIDYLVSMDEAVSQFVEPSGVRQYAPVPEQVSEEWDFPVDDWKGIRHEKDIDRGKSMLESSDAVPSDWSARIIVPPDNKREQVGISVANGIKEAGFDATVQRLDWGKFTNQYVTGEASDYNMFTLGWSGAADPDTFMYFLFSQEMEGVTNGSYYDNDTVDQQIMDARESTDRDERKRLYEEAVPTLLEDRVHLPAYALKNNFGVRNRVSDFAAHPIDQFHFTSGHNNVSLQ, from the coding sequence ATGAACGCTGGAAACGATGGAATTATCGACTCGATCACCCGACGAAAGCTCCTGGGAGGTGCCGGTGCAACGCTCGCACTCGGCAGTCTCGCAGGGTGTTCCGGGAACACCGAGAGTAGTTCGAAACTGAAGTTCGCACAGGCGAAAGGGCCGATCGAGTTCGACCCGATCGTCCTCAACGACGTCCCGTCGGCGGAGATCGCCCAGTTGATCTTCGACTCGCTGTACACGTACGGCGCGGAGACGGAGCTGAACCCGTCCATCGCCAAATCGATGCCGGAGGTCGAACGCGGCGGCCAACGCTGGATCGTCGAACTCAAAGACGATGCCACGTTCCAGAACGGCGACACCGTCACCGCCGAGGACGTGACGTACACCTTCCGCCAGCCGGTCAAAGAGAGCACCGAGAACGCGGGGGAGTTCAACATGATCGAGTCGGCGACGGCCGTCGACGAGAAGACCGTACAGTTCGACCTGAAGTACCAGTTCGGGGCCTTCAAACACTATCTCCCCTTCGAGATCGTCTCCAAGTCCGCGCGTGAAGGGAACAAGCAGTCGTTCAACAAGGAAAACCCCGTGGGCGCCGGCCCGTACGAGTTCGACGAGTGGAAGCAAGGGGAGTACGTCCGCCTCAAGAAGTGGGGCGATTACTGGGCCGATCCGACGCCGAACGTCGAGACCATCGAGTTCAAGCCAGTTACCGAGGGCACGACGCGCGTCACGACGCTCAAGACCGGCAAGAACGACGTCATCAAGACCGTCCCGCCGAACTCCTGGAGTACCGTCGAGAACATGGACAAGGCAAGCATCAACGCCGTACCCAGCGTGAGCTACTTCTACCTCGCGTTCAACTGCAACGAGGGGCCGACCCAGAACGCGGAGGTCCGCGAGGCCATCGACTACCTGGTCTCGATGGACGAAGCCGTCTCACAGTTCGTCGAACCGTCGGGCGTGCGCCAGTACGCGCCGGTGCCGGAACAGGTGTCCGAGGAGTGGGACTTCCCCGTCGACGACTGGAAGGGGATCCGCCACGAGAAGGACATCGACCGGGGCAAGTCCATGCTCGAGTCGAGCGACGCCGTCCCGAGCGACTGGTCGGCGCGGATCATCGTCCCGCCGGACAACAAGCGCGAACAGGTCGGCATCTCCGTCGCCAACGGCATCAAGGAAGCCGGGTTCGACGCCACCGTCCAGCGACTCGACTGGGGGAAGTTCACCAACCAGTACGTCACCGGTGAGGCCAGCGACTACAACATGTTCACGCTCGGCTGGTCGGGCGCGGCCGACCCCGACACCTTCATGTACTTCCTGTTCTCCCAGGAGATGGAAGGCGTCACGAACGGCTCGTACTACGACAACGACACGGTCGACCAGCAGATCATGGACGCTCGCGAGTCGACCGACCGGGACGAGCGGAAACGACTGTACGAAGAGGCCGTTCCGACGCTGCTCGAAGACCGGGTCCACCTGCCGGCGTACGCGCTGAAGAACAACTTCGGCGTCCGCAATCGCGTCTCGGACTTCGCGGCCCATCCCATCGACCAGTTCCACTTCACCTCGGGCCACAACAACGTCTCGCTCCAGTGA
- a CDS encoding ABC transporter permease: MGIYRYTLRRLLQAVPVLLGVVTITFFLSNAIPGNPVDIMLGPSPSQTAAEAIKAKYGLNQPLPVRYVNYVAGVLQGDLGTSLEYGVPVTQKIMERLPPTMLLIVSSFVFAIATAVPLGVISAKRRNEPTDHAARVVSLIGVSTPSFWIGLMLILIFAYHLGWLPATNLVMPWADPAEFGLTAGPGLLDRIVARARVLGIAGTNLLLPMLTLGTLQMAAITRIERSSMLEVLSEDYVRLARAYGVPERTILRKHAFRNAQLPVITIIGLQLSAAFSGAVLTETVFEINGMGRLIVQSIYSLDYPVIMGTTLVVSFIFVVGVILTDISYAYVDPRVSYGERE, from the coding sequence GTGGGGATCTACCGCTATACGCTGCGTCGTCTGCTGCAGGCCGTCCCGGTCTTGCTCGGCGTCGTGACGATCACGTTCTTCCTCTCGAACGCCATTCCCGGGAACCCGGTGGATATCATGCTCGGACCGTCACCGAGTCAGACCGCCGCCGAGGCCATCAAGGCGAAGTACGGCCTCAACCAGCCACTGCCGGTCCGGTACGTCAACTACGTGGCCGGCGTCCTGCAGGGCGACCTGGGGACCAGCCTCGAGTACGGCGTGCCCGTCACCCAGAAGATCATGGAACGGCTCCCGCCGACGATGCTGCTCATCGTCTCCAGTTTCGTCTTCGCGATCGCCACCGCCGTGCCCCTGGGCGTCATCTCGGCCAAGCGACGGAACGAGCCAACGGACCACGCCGCCCGCGTCGTCTCGCTGATCGGCGTGAGCACGCCCTCCTTTTGGATCGGGCTGATGCTCATCCTGATCTTCGCCTACCACCTCGGCTGGTTGCCCGCGACGAACCTCGTCATGCCGTGGGCGGACCCGGCCGAATTCGGACTGACGGCCGGTCCCGGACTGCTCGACCGGATCGTCGCACGGGCCCGCGTGCTGGGTATCGCCGGGACGAACCTCCTGCTCCCCATGCTGACGCTCGGCACCCTCCAGATGGCCGCCATCACGCGCATCGAGCGCTCCTCGATGCTGGAAGTCCTCTCGGAGGACTACGTGCGCCTGGCGCGAGCCTACGGCGTGCCGGAACGAACCATCCTCCGGAAACACGCCTTCCGGAACGCCCAGTTGCCGGTCATCACGATCATCGGACTGCAGCTGTCGGCGGCGTTCAGCGGCGCGGTCCTGACCGAGACGGTGTTCGAGATCAACGGCATGGGCCGGCTGATCGTCCAGTCTATCTACTCGCTCGATTACCCCGTGATCATGGGGACGACGCTCGTGGTGAGCTTCATCTTCGTCGTGGGCGTCATCCTCACCGACATCTCGTACGCCTACGTCGATCCGCGGGTCAGCTACGGGGAGCGTGAGTGA
- a CDS encoding ABC transporter permease — MATPTDDSTTAIRSDDKITDTEDDEEDFEARVGWRYTVGQIKRDPTALLGLGIILVVTTMATVSFVDGVVLPWLGFEKYVIAKSVWMSPLAEPANTPQFLPPVGLENTAGEGTWAHPLGTDNRGRDILLRIIYGSRIAIQVAVIATAVGMVGGTLVGAVAGYYGGVVDDVLMRLVETLYAIPFLVLVLAFMAALGRDLTFAMIGVGIVSIPEFARLIRSRVVSVREEEYIDAARAAGVRDRNIIRRHVIPNSFAPVLVQGTLRIGSAILIVAGLSFLGFGVQPPTPSWGAMLSQSRNSMIASPFYSIWPGLAILITVVGFNLFGDGLRDALDPRLDN, encoded by the coding sequence ATGGCGACCCCGACTGACGATTCCACGACGGCAATCAGATCGGACGACAAGATAACAGACACCGAGGACGACGAGGAGGACTTCGAGGCCCGCGTCGGCTGGCGATACACCGTCGGCCAGATCAAACGCGATCCGACGGCGCTGCTCGGGCTCGGAATCATCCTCGTCGTGACCACGATGGCGACGGTCTCGTTCGTGGACGGCGTGGTGCTCCCGTGGCTCGGATTCGAGAAGTACGTGATCGCCAAATCGGTCTGGATGAGTCCGCTGGCCGAACCCGCGAACACGCCCCAGTTTCTCCCCCCAGTCGGGTTGGAGAACACCGCCGGGGAAGGGACGTGGGCCCACCCGCTCGGGACCGACAACCGCGGCCGGGACATCCTGCTGCGGATAATCTACGGCTCCCGCATCGCCATTCAGGTGGCCGTCATCGCGACGGCCGTCGGGATGGTCGGCGGGACGCTCGTCGGCGCGGTCGCGGGCTACTACGGCGGCGTCGTCGACGACGTGTTGATGCGCCTGGTCGAGACGCTGTACGCTATCCCCTTCCTCGTGCTGGTGCTCGCGTTCATGGCGGCACTCGGCCGCGACCTGACCTTCGCCATGATCGGCGTCGGGATCGTCTCCATCCCGGAGTTCGCCCGCCTCATCCGCTCGCGGGTCGTCAGCGTGCGCGAGGAGGAGTACATCGACGCGGCGCGCGCGGCCGGCGTCCGCGACCGGAACATCATCCGTCGCCACGTCATCCCGAACAGTTTCGCGCCGGTACTGGTCCAGGGGACGCTGCGCATCGGCAGCGCCATCCTGATCGTCGCCGGCCTCTCGTTCCTCGGGTTCGGCGTCCAGCCACCGACGCCGTCCTGGGGCGCGATGCTGTCCCAGTCGCGCAATTCGATGATCGCCAGTCCGTTCTACAGCATCTGGCCCGGACTGGCCATCCTGATCACCGTCGTCGGGTTCAACCTCTTCGGCGACGGCCTGCGAGACGCACTCGATCCACGACTCGACAACTGA